A region of Arabidopsis thaliana chromosome 5, partial sequence DNA encodes the following proteins:
- the HB25 gene encoding homeobox protein 25 (homeobox protein 25 (HB25); FUNCTIONS IN: DNA binding, sequence-specific DNA binding transcription factor activity, zinc ion binding; INVOLVED IN: regulation of transcription; LOCATED IN: intracellular; EXPRESSED IN: 14 plant structures; EXPRESSED DURING: 9 growth stages; CONTAINS InterPro DOMAIN/s: Homeobox domain, ZF-HD class (InterPro:IPR006455), ZF-HD homeobox protein, Cys/His-rich dimerisation domain (InterPro:IPR006456), Zinc finger, C2H2-type (InterPro:IPR007087), Homeodomain-related (InterPro:IPR012287); BEST Arabidopsis thaliana protein match is: homeobox protein 22 (TAIR:AT4G24660.1); Has 1807 Blast hits to 1807 proteins in 277 species: Archae - 0; Bacteria - 0; Metazoa - 736; Fungi - 347; Plants - 385; Viruses - 0; Other Eukaryotes - 339 (source: NCBI BLink).), translating into MEFEDNNNNNDEEQEEDMNLHEEEEDDDAVYDSPPLSRVLPKASTESHETTGTTSTGGGGGFMVVHGGGGSRFRFRECLKNQAVNIGGHAVDGCGEFMPAGIEGTIDALKCAACGCHRNFHRKELPYFHHAPPQHQPPPPPPGFYRLPAPVSYRPPPSQAPPLQLALPPPQRERSEDPMETSSAEAGGGIRKRHRTKFTAEQKERMLALAERIGWRIQRQDDEVIQRFCQETGVPRQVLKVWLHNNKHTLGKSPSPLHHHQAPPPPPPQSSFHHEQDQP; encoded by the coding sequence ATGGAGTttgaagacaacaacaacaacaacgacgaagagcaagaagaggaTATGAATCTtcatgaggaagaagaagacgacgacgcCGTTTACGActctcctcctctctctcgTGTTCTCCCCAAAGCCTCGACAGAAAGTCATGAAACCACCGGAACTACTTCCACAGGCGGTGGCGGAGGATTCATGGTTGTTCACGGCGGTGGAGGGAGCAGGTTTAGGTTCCGTGAGTGTCTCAAGAACCAAGCGGTGAACATAGGAGGACACGCGGTCGATGGTTGTGGTGAGTTTATGCCAGCTGGAATCGAAGGTACCATCGACGCTCTAAAATGCGCCGCTTGTGGCTGTCACCGTAACTTCCACCGCAAGGAATTACCTTACTTCCATCACGCGCCGCCACAACATCAGCCTCCTCCTCCCCCGCCAGGGTTTTACCGTCTTCCAGCTCCGGTTAGCTACCGACCACCACCGTCACAAGCTCCTCCTCTTCAGCTCGCTCTTCCCCCTCcacaaagagagagatcaGAAGATCCAATGGAGACGTCTTCAGCTGAAGCAGGAGGAGGGATTAGGAAGAGGCATAGGACTAAGTTTACGGCTGAGCAAAAGGAAAGGATGTTAGCTTTAGCTGAGAGGATTGGATGGAGAATTCAGAGACAAGACGATGAAGTGATTCAGAGATTTTGTCAGGAGACTGGTGTTCCGAGACAAGTTCTTAAGGTTTGGTTACATAACAACAAACACACTCTTGGTAAGTCGCCTTCAccacttcatcatcatcaggctcctcctcctccaccaccacagTCTTCGTTTCATCATGAACAAGACCAACCATGA